CAGCTCACGCGCAAGATTGACGACGTTCGCTTCACCTACTTCGGCGCGGACGGTTTTCGCACCGAACGCGGACGCAATTTCTTCTATTCTAAGCGACGTCGGATCGTTAATAGCTACGGCTGTTTTTCCGGCGCCGCCGGTGCGGTAATCCAGATACGCAAGCTCCGCCAAAACGGAAAGCGCGAACACTTCCTGCGCGTTCAGTACTTCCGCCGCCCCGGCCGCATCGTTCCAATAGACGATATTACCGCGGTCGCCGTCGCAGTCGGGCATGTAACCGAGCGTAACCGCCGGATCATTTTTTTTCAAACGGGCCATTTCAGCCGCGCAATGCACCAGATTTTCGGGTTCGGGGATGATAGCGTGCGCGATGTTCCGAGGTTCCGCGTTGATGGCGGAAAATCCCAGACCGCAGCCGGACAAAAAAGTCTTATCGATGGAAACGGTACGGGCGGAGCCGTTCATATCGCACACGACGGTGAGCGGATGTTCGCGAACACTCGCCGCCACGTTCCGGAAGAAAACGCGCTGAGCGTCTTCCGTTTCTTCTCCGGTAACGACCCGGCAGGTAAAAGCCCGATAAGCTTCAACGGCGGCGGCTTTATGCGCGGCGCACGCGGCGTAGGTCTTTTCAAGCGCGGCCGGTGCACACGAAGCGACCAAATCAGCCGCAATGCGGATTGCGTCGGAGCGCGCGCAGCGTTCCCTGAACGCAGCGGTCAATTTAGCGGTTTCGCTTCCGGGAAGGACGCCGCCGTCGTTCAGTCCGAATTTAACGCCGTTATGTCCTACCGGATTATGACTGGCGGAAACGTACGCAAAGCCGTCAACGCAGCGGCTGTACGCCATGATTTCCGGCGCGGCGGTAATGAACAGGTACTGCACGGAAATACCGCGCGCAAGCAGCACCCGGAGCATTATGTCGGCGACGGCGGTTCCCGTGGGTCGCGCGTCGATCCCGACCGCGACGGTACAGCCGGCACCGCATTTTCCGATAATATATTCGGCGAACGTATCGGCTATCAAAACGGAAAGCGCGGTGTTCGCCGCGCCTATCGCTCCGGTGCAGTCTTCTTCATCACCCGATTCGGCAAAAATTTTCCGCCAGCCTGATGCGGATAAAATCATCGTTGAAAGTTCGCGCTCAAAATCCGCACGAACCGGAAGTCCGCCGCTTCGGGCGGAAAGCGGAATTTCCGCAGGATCGCCCAAAGCGAATCCCGTAGCCGCATCATACTGCATCATACGTAACTCCTCTAATATGGGTAAATAAATTCACAGCGAGTGCCCGCCGTCGAGAGAAACAATTTGTTCTTAAAATGTACAAACATAGTAATGAATACGGCGGGAACGGTCAACAGATTGGACGATGACGGGCTCGAACCGCCGACATTCTGGTTGTGACCCAGACGCTCTCCCAACTGAGCTAATCGTCCGCAATATGAATGAGTATATTCTAAGCGGCTTTAAAAGTCAAGTTTTACGCAACGGAACTTTCAATACTTGCGTAAAATACGATTATACACGATAATAGAGACATGGCAGAAACGACAGATTTTGACAAGTCGCTGTTCAAAGCGCTGGAAGACAGGGTTGCATGGTTTGATACTCACATTTTACCGCCCATGCTCGACGAATACCGGATTCTGCATTCCTGCACGAATAATTTGATAAACGTACTCATTCAAAAAGGGATAATTGCCGCCGATCCGTATAAATTGGAGAAAAAAATATCGGATATCGAAGTACCGGCTGAATCCGATTTTATCGAAACCGATAAATACATGGCGATCGGAATCAGACTGTCCGACTACGAAAGCAGTATAGACTTTTTATGCAATTATTTTAAGTTTTCGGTAATAACGCTCACCGTCGAACGTATTAAAAAACTGGTCGCGCTGAACAATTATTTTCAATGGAACGCGATGGCTCCCTCGAATCCGCAGCCGAACACGAAGGGACTGGCAGAAATCATCAATCAAATCCGCCAAGGCACGGACACGCTGGCCATCAGCGTCGTAAACAACTGCGTTACGACGGCGGCAAAAGTGATTTCAAAAGTCAGCGCAATTCTCAAAGAAACGACGGAACTGCAAAAAGAATTATACAAGGCGGAAGTCCGGAAAACGGTTTTTTCGCATCCGTCGTACTCGGCAGAAAAAGCCGCTGAATCGAATCAGAGCGCTCTGACTCAGATAAAGAAACTGTATCCGGCGGTCATGGGCAAACGGCCTTTTTACCCCGAGCTGATCGACGAAATCATAGCCGAAGACAACGGCGCGCAGCGCGACGCAAAACGGAAAGCTCTGCTGGACAAATTGAAAGTCAACGAACAGACTCCCGAAAAGAAAGCCATTCAAGTGAACACGAAAGAAATGCTGATGGAAGCGGTCAGAACGCTGTCCGCAATGGCGCCGCTTTTGACCGTTCTGCTTGAAAAAATCAACGAAAACAGCGACATTCTGCAAGGTGAGCATCAGTCCGTATGGGAAAAGTTCAAAAAAGTGTGCCGGAAAGCGTTCAACATTCAGGAAAAACCTATCGAATACGTTATCACGCTGACCGATTCCGTTACCCAAACGACGCGCAAAGAGCGCGTCAATTTCCAGAAATTCACCGGCGATATTTCCAAACGGATCAACTTTTACGCATCGCTCGCGTCGCACAGAACCCCCGGCTATCAGAAAACCGAATCGGAGCCGGAACCCGAAATTCTGAATTTTCTGACGGCGCAACTTTCCGAATGCCAGCAATTGCTCTCGGTACTGTACGCGTTCGATAATTTTTTCAAAACGGCGCCGCAGGAAATCAACAAACCCCGCATCAAGGGGCTCAAAATGGAACTGACCGCCATCAAGAATACGATGGTAAAAACGAATCAGCGCAGAGCCGAATATTCCGCGTTTGTGGAAGAACAGCAGCAAATGCGTAAATTGGGAATCAAGGATGTCTATTAATTTCACACGGAAAATCATTCCGCTCATATGCGCCGTCACGCTGTGCGCCGCAGCCGCTGTCGCTGCCGAGCAGGAATCAAGCGAATCGACCGAGTCGGAACGAAACTCGATAACCGTCATCGATCTGAAACACGAATATGATCTGAATCCGCACACCGCGAATTACAGTTCCGAAGCGCAAATTCTCACCGGATTGTACGAAGGGCTGTTTTCATACGATCCGTACACACTCGAACCGGTACCCGCGCTCGCCGAATCTTATAAACTGTCCCGCAACAAACTGCGCTGGACGTTCACCCTCAGGGAAAACGCAGCGTTCAGCGACGGAACGCCGATCACCGCCCAAACGGTCAAAGATTCGTGGATCACGCTGCTCGCTCCGGAAACGCACGCGCCGTTCGCCTCCCTGCTCGATTGTATCGAGGGTGCGTACGAATACCGCACCGGCGCGGCGGCCGCCGGCAGCGTCGCGATCACCGTTCACGACGAACGAACCCTGTCCGTTGCGCTCACCGCACCCGCGGAACACCTGAACCGGATTCTGTGCCACCACGCGTTCGCCGCCGTCAGTCCGGAACCGGGCATATACAGCGGCGCGTTCGTACTCGACTCGTACGCGGACGATACGCTCGAACTGGTTAAAAATCCGCAGTATTGGGATG
This sequence is a window from Treponema brennaborense DSM 12168. Protein-coding genes within it:
- a CDS encoding phosphoglucomutase, encoding MMQYDAATGFALGDPAEIPLSARSGGLPVRADFERELSTMILSASGWRKIFAESGDEEDCTGAIGAANTALSVLIADTFAEYIIGKCGAGCTVAVGIDARPTGTAVADIMLRVLLARGISVQYLFITAAPEIMAYSRCVDGFAYVSASHNPVGHNGVKFGLNDGGVLPGSETAKLTAAFRERCARSDAIRIAADLVASCAPAALEKTYAACAAHKAAAVEAYRAFTCRVVTGEETEDAQRVFFRNVAASVREHPLTVVCDMNGSARTVSIDKTFLSGCGLGFSAINAEPRNIAHAIIPEPENLVHCAAEMARLKKNDPAVTLGYMPDCDGDRGNIVYWNDAAGAAEVLNAQEVFALSVLAELAYLDYRTGGAGKTAVAINDPTSLRIEEIASAFGAKTVRAEVGEANVVNLARELRASGYTVPILGEGSNGGNITHPAAVRDPVNTVFALIKLLVLRDVKAADGSVCKGLFHLWCSRSGQESAYKSDFTLADIIATLPVYTTTGVSEKRALLHIKTQDHGLLKARFQKAFERSWNEKKDVLASRYGFVSYEAVCNNGTKETRNLCDYRLSGKGGLKIIFKDQAGTSRAFMWMRGSGTEPVFRVLCDVKGADAAPERELLAWETELLSLADCE